Proteins encoded within one genomic window of Bradyrhizobium sp. AZCC 1719:
- a CDS encoding MBL fold metallo-hydrolase, with product MHSKTDTVQSSAEALRYPFESHPGHDQVVEVVPGVLWVRLKLPFRLNHVNIYLLADGDGWAMVDSGFGNEESIAAWTTLFEGPLRHVKITRLIVTHSHPDHVGLAGWIVERFDCPLQMSQVEYLQSVYHQNRGTEERRNAQRLFFRRHGMDEGLTDKLLGRGQDYLKRVSVLPPSYRRISHGDEVVIGTRRFKVITGGGHALDQVMLYCAADKLFLSADQVLSKISPNVSVWAVEPDQNSLGEYLASLASLTTTLPYDVMVLPGHGVPFYGLKTRIKQLADHHEDRCRLIAEACREVPQTSKELVPVVFHKHVLDEHQMGFAAGELVAHVNYMLVEGRLTSEVSDGVLRFRTT from the coding sequence TCGAGGTGGTGCCCGGCGTGCTCTGGGTCCGGCTCAAGCTGCCGTTCCGGCTCAACCACGTGAACATCTATCTGCTCGCCGATGGCGATGGCTGGGCGATGGTCGATTCCGGCTTCGGTAATGAGGAATCCATTGCGGCCTGGACCACCCTGTTCGAGGGCCCGCTGCGGCACGTGAAGATCACGCGGCTGATCGTCACCCATTCGCATCCCGATCACGTCGGTCTTGCCGGGTGGATCGTCGAGCGCTTCGACTGTCCGCTGCAGATGTCGCAGGTCGAATACCTGCAATCGGTCTATCACCAGAATCGCGGCACCGAGGAGCGGCGCAACGCGCAGCGGCTGTTCTTCCGCCGCCACGGCATGGACGAGGGTCTGACCGACAAATTGCTCGGCCGCGGCCAGGACTATCTGAAGCGCGTCTCGGTGCTGCCGCCGTCCTATCGGCGCATCTCGCATGGCGACGAGGTCGTGATCGGCACCCGCCGCTTCAAGGTGATCACCGGCGGCGGCCACGCGCTCGACCAGGTGATGCTGTACTGCGCCGCCGACAAATTATTCCTCTCCGCCGACCAGGTGCTGAGCAAGATTTCGCCGAACGTCAGTGTCTGGGCCGTCGAGCCCGACCAGAACTCGCTCGGGGAATATCTGGCGTCGCTGGCGAGCCTCACCACCACGCTGCCTTACGATGTTATGGTGCTACCCGGCCACGGCGTGCCGTTTTACGGGCTGAAGACCCGCATCAAGCAACTCGCCGACCACCACGAGGACCGCTGCCGGCTGATCGCGGAAGCCTGCCGCGAAGTGCCGCAGACCTCGAAGGAGCTGGTGCCGGTCGTCTTCCACAAGCATGTGCTGGACGAGCACCAGATGGGCTTTGCCGCCGGCGAACTGGTCGCCCACGTCAACTACATGCTGGTCGAGGGCCGCCTGACATCAGAGGTGAGCGACGGCGTGTTGCGGTTCCGCACTACCTGA